One genomic window of Vibrio mangrovi includes the following:
- the citF gene encoding citrate lyase subunit alpha yields the protein MSVSTLNNPISLDELEVHSLTPYTSPNAMTPHLAEERFKKGRKLKGSLEQAIMELGLADGMTISFHHAFRGGDKTINAVMDVIARMGFKDLTLASSSLTSIHSPLVEHIRNGVVRKIYTSGLRGELAEEISRGLLKEPVHIHSHGGRVHLVQSGELHIDMAFIGVPCSDEFGNANGVQGKSRCGSLGYAQVDAQYANRVVILTESLVNYPNAPASISQDCVDAVVQVPEVGDPDKIGGDATRMTKNPRELLIAKHAAEVIEHSGYFKSGFSLQTGSGGASLAVTRFLKDKMVKNNIVASFGLGGITATMVDLHEQGLIETLLDVQCFDAVAADSLSRNPNHHEISANEYANPSSKGAVVDRLDVVILSALEIDTHFNVNVITGSDGVIRGASGGHCDTAAAANLTIVVAPLVRGRIPTVVERVTNVVTPGASVDVLVTDHGIAVNPRREDLLEKLKTISIPVFSIDALQERAELITGKPEPIRFTDRTIAFVRYRDGSVIDVIKEVAE from the coding sequence ATGAGTGTCAGTACGTTAAATAATCCAATTTCTCTTGATGAACTGGAAGTTCATTCGTTAACGCCATATACAAGCCCGAATGCTATGACGCCGCATCTGGCGGAGGAAAGATTTAAAAAAGGAAGAAAACTCAAAGGATCACTGGAACAGGCCATTATGGAACTGGGTCTGGCCGATGGAATGACGATTTCATTTCACCACGCATTCCGGGGCGGCGATAAAACCATTAATGCAGTTATGGATGTGATTGCCAGAATGGGTTTCAAAGATCTGACGTTGGCTTCCAGTTCACTTACTTCAATCCATTCACCATTAGTCGAACATATCCGCAACGGTGTTGTACGCAAAATTTATACATCTGGATTACGGGGTGAGCTTGCTGAAGAAATCTCTCGGGGATTACTCAAAGAACCCGTCCATATTCACTCTCATGGTGGTCGTGTACATCTGGTTCAGAGTGGCGAACTTCATATTGATATGGCATTTATCGGTGTTCCCTGCAGTGATGAATTTGGTAATGCCAATGGTGTTCAGGGTAAATCACGATGTGGTTCTCTTGGTTATGCTCAGGTTGATGCTCAGTATGCGAATCGGGTTGTCATTCTGACAGAATCGTTGGTCAACTATCCGAATGCTCCGGCTTCGATCAGTCAGGATTGTGTTGATGCTGTTGTTCAGGTGCCTGAAGTGGGCGACCCGGATAAAATTGGTGGCGATGCAACAAGGATGACGAAGAATCCGCGTGAGCTACTGATTGCCAAACATGCCGCCGAAGTGATCGAACATTCCGGATATTTTAAGTCTGGCTTCTCTCTGCAGACCGGTTCTGGTGGGGCTTCTCTGGCCGTTACCCGCTTTCTGAAAGATAAAATGGTAAAGAATAATATAGTCGCATCATTTGGCTTAGGTGGCATTACGGCAACGATGGTTGATTTACATGAGCAGGGATTGATTGAGACATTGCTGGATGTTCAGTGTTTTGATGCTGTTGCAGCTGACTCTTTGTCCCGCAACCCGAATCATCATGAAATTTCAGCCAATGAATATGCGAATCCTTCGTCAAAAGGAGCAGTGGTTGATCGCCTGGACGTCGTGATTCTCAGTGCTCTGGAAATTGATACGCATTTTAATGTCAATGTGATTACCGGCTCAGATGGTGTCATTCGTGGTGCCTCCGGTGGTCATTGTGATACAGCTGCAGCCGCTAATCTGACGATTGTGGTTGCACCGTTGGTCAGAGGGCGGATCCCGACCGTTGTTGAGCGAGTAACAAATGTTGTGACTCCGGGAGCTTCAGTTGATGTGCTGGTGACGGATCATGGGATTGCCGTTAATCCAAGACGCGAAGATCTGCTCGAAAAGCTGAAGACAATTTCAATTCCGGTGTTCTCTATCGATGCATTGCAGGAACGGGCTGAACTCATTACCGGCAAACCAGAACCTATTCGGTTCACGGATAGAACAATTGCCTTTGTTCGTTATCGGGATGGTTCCGTAATTGATGTAATCAAAGAGGTGGCAGAATGA